The following are encoded together in the Thermus filiformis genome:
- the panB gene encoding 3-methyl-2-oxobutanoate hydroxymethyltransferase, with protein sequence MRRTVQEFRKAKGARLVYVTAYDYPTARLAEEAGVDAILVGDSLGMVVLGYESTVPVTLEEVLHHTKAARRGAPNTFLVADLPYLSYATLDRALQAAERLLKEGGADAVKLEGGKEVAEVVRGLTRAGVPVMGHVGLTPQTASALGGYRVQGKDLDSARRILEDALALEEAGVYGLVLELVPTPLARLVTERVSVHTVGIGAGPFTDAQVLVFHDLVGLFEGFKPRFVKRYLEAAPLFRQALARYAEEVRSGAFPDEAHSFGMEEEVLKRLYGA encoded by the coding sequence ATGCGGAGGACGGTTCAGGAGTTCCGCAAGGCCAAGGGGGCCCGGCTGGTCTACGTGACCGCCTACGACTACCCCACCGCCCGCCTGGCGGAGGAGGCCGGGGTGGACGCCATTTTGGTGGGGGACTCCTTGGGGATGGTAGTCCTAGGCTACGAGAGCACCGTTCCCGTGACCCTGGAGGAGGTCCTCCACCACACCAAGGCCGCCCGGCGCGGCGCCCCCAACACCTTCCTGGTGGCCGATCTGCCCTACCTTTCCTACGCCACCTTGGACCGGGCCCTCCAGGCCGCGGAGCGCCTCTTGAAGGAGGGCGGGGCGGACGCGGTCAAGCTGGAGGGGGGAAAGGAGGTGGCGGAGGTGGTCCGGGGCCTCACCCGGGCCGGGGTGCCGGTGATGGGCCACGTGGGCCTCACCCCCCAGACGGCGAGCGCCCTAGGGGGGTACCGGGTCCAGGGGAAGGACCTGGACTCGGCGCGCCGCATCTTGGAGGACGCCTTGGCCCTGGAGGAGGCGGGGGTGTACGGGCTGGTCCTGGAGCTTGTCCCCACCCCCTTGGCCCGGCTGGTCACCGAGCGGGTCTCCGTGCACACCGTGGGGATCGGGGCAGGGCCCTTCACCGACGCCCAGGTCCTGGTCTTCCACGACCTGGTGGGGCTGTTTGAGGGGTTCAAGCCCCGCTTCGTCAAGCGCTACCTCGAGGCCGCCCCCCTTTTCCGTCAGGCCCTGGCCCGGTACGCGGAGGAGGTACGCTCGGGGGCCTTCCCAGACGAGGCGCACAGCTTCGGGATGGAGGAGGAGGTCCTGAAGCGGCTTTACGGGGCCTAG